One Pseudomonas sp. B21_DOA genomic window, GTCGATCTCGCAACCGGCGCTGTCGCAACAGATCCGACAGCTGGAGCAGAACCTCGACGTCACCCTGTTCGAACGCAGCAGTAAACGCCTGCTGCCGACTCTCGCTGCGCACACGCTGTACAACCACGCGTTGCCGCTGCTCGATGGCTTGCAGCGGGCGCGCGAGGCATTGGGTAATTTCAAGGGCAGGCGTTGCGCACCCTGGCGATCGGTGTGCTGCAAACGGTGCACACCAGCCTTGTGCCGCAAATGCTCGAGCGTGTGCGCAAGGCGCAGCCACATCTGGTGGTGCAGATCTATGAACTGACCGGACTGGAAATCGAGCGGCGTCTGCTCAATGGTTCGCTGGACATCGGTATCAGCTATCTGCCACCGCGCCAACCCGGTCTGCACGGGGTGTTGCTGTATGAAGACGAACTGACGCTGGTCATCCCGGCCGACCATCCATTGCGCGAGTTCAAGAAAGTCTCGATGCGCCAGGCTGCTGAGCTGCCCATGTTGCTGCTCGGCGAAGAGTTCCAGATCCGGCAGATCTGGCAGGCACAACTGACCAGCCTCGGACGACGCCCGCAAGTGCAGGCCGAGCTGAACAATATGTTGGGGATTCTCGATAGCCTGCCGCACACCAGGCTGGCAACGGTGCTACCGGGACGTTCGCAAAAGGAATACGACGATGAAGATCTGCTGTGGAAACCGCTGAGCGAGCCACGGGTGCCGTTGCAAGTTGGCCTGGTGTGCCGCGATGTACAACGCCAGCAGGCCTCGTTGGCATTGCTGCGGACATTGCTTGAAGAGGTGATCGATCGCGAAGTGAAGCCGCCCCTCGATCCGCTCGCCTGAAACTTTTCTTCAGGCAAAAGAAAACCCCGCCGAAGCGGGGCTTTGCAGACTGTTTCCCTGACATCCATTTCACTCCGCCACCCTGGCAGAATCCTACGTGTCCGTGTTGTTTACTTTGCGCTTCCTGCGCGACGTCCATGAAATGTAGATTAGCGGTGGATCCAATGTATGCATATGGGAGAACAGCAGCACGTCACGTAAGCAAATGCTTACATGACGTCTACAGGATCAGAACTGTGCGGCATCCAGCAGGAACAGCGACTCGCTACCGGCCTTGACCGACGCGCTCAACGAGTGAATACGTGGCAGCAGACGGGCGAAATAGAAGCGTGCGGTACCCAGCTTGCTCGCATAGAAATCATCTTGCGCTTCCTTGCCCAGCGAGGCTTTGGCCATCAACGCCCACATGTAGGCGTAAGCGGTGTATCCGAACGCTTGCAAATATTCGACCGAGGCCGCGCCGATTTCGTTCGGATTGTTTTTCGCCCGGTCCAGCAGCCACGCGGTCAGCTCGTCGAGGGTGTCGACGGCATCGTTCAACGGCTTGGTGAACTCGCTCAGATCGGCACTGGCGGTGGCGGTGAAATGACGGATCTCGTCAGCGAACAATTTGTAGAACGCACCGCCACTGCCAACGATCTTGCGACCCACCAGGTCCAGCGCCTGAATCCCGTTGGTGCCCTCGTAAATCTGGGTGATGCGCACGTCACGCACCAGTTGCTCCTGGCCCCACTCGCGGATGTAACCGTGGCCGCCGAAAATCTGCTGGCCATGAACGGTGGTTTCCAGACCCAGGTCGGTCAGGAAGGCTTTCGCTACCGGCGTCAGCAACGCCACCAGATCTTCCGCACGCTTGCGGGTGGTCGCGTCTTCGCTGAACTTGGCGGTGTCCAGTTGCATCGCCACATACGTGGAGAACGCACGGCCGCCTTCGTTCGAGGCTTTCATGGTCAGCAGCATGCGTCGCACGTCCGGGTGGACGATGATCGGGTCAGCAACTTTGTCCTTGTTCTGCGCGCCGGTCGGCGAACGGCTCTGCAGACGATCGCGCGCATATTCAACAGCGTTCTGATAAGAGCGCTCGCCGGTGGCCAGGCCTTGAATACCAACACCCAGGCGCTCGTAGTTCATCATGGTGAACATCGCGGCCAGGCCTTTGTTCGGTTCGCCGACCAGATAGCCCACCGCTTCGTCGAAGTTCATCACACAGGTTGCGGAAGCCTGAATGCCCATCTTGTGTTCGATCGATCCGCAGTTGGCCGGGTTACGCGCACCGAGGCTGCCGTCGGCATTGACCATGAACTTCGGCACCAGGAACAGCGAAATGCCTTTCGGACCGGCCGGGGCGTCCGGCAGCTTGGCTAGGACCAGATGAATGATGTTTTCGGTGAGGTCGTGCTCGCCGCCGGTGATGAAGATCTTGGTGCCGCTGACCTTGTAGGAACCGTCGGCCTGAGGTTCGGCTTTGGTGCGAATAATGCCCAGGTCAGTGCCAGCATGCGGCTCGGTCAGGCACATGGAGCCGGCCCAGATGCCGGCGTACATGTTCGGCAGGTACGCAGCTTTGAGTTCTTCACTGGCGTGAGCGTTGATCGACAGGCAGGCGCCGGCGGTCAGCATCGGATACAGACCGAACGCCAGGCTAGCGGAGTTGACCATTTCCTCGACCTGCGCCGACACGGCTTTGGGCATGCCCATGCCGCCATAGGCCGGATCACCGCCGACGCCGACCCAGCCGCCTTCGGCATAAGTCTGATAGGCCTGTGGGAAGCCGGCCGGCGTGGTGACGGCACCGTCCGCCCAATGGCAACCTTCCTCGTCAGCGGCACGGCTCAGCGGCGCGATGCTTTTGCTGGTGACCTTGCCGGCCTCTTCGAGAATCGCTTCAACGGTCTCGGCGTCGACGGTCTCGGCCAGCGCCGGCAGCTCGGCCCAGAGTTTGGCGACTTCGAACACTTCATTGAGGACGAAGCGCATATCGCGCAGCGGCGCTTTGTAGTCAGCCATGGCAAACCTCGCAAGATCTAAACAGGTGGTTCGTGGAATGATGTTCGTTGAGCCGGAGTGTACCTCAACAACTTTTGCGACACATAGGGTCAACCGGTGACTGATTTGTTATTTTTAGTCACAGGAAAAAGATCGCCGCGATCTTTCGATCTGCCCTACAAAGCAAACGCCTGCGCCGGCAAATTCATCAAACAATCACTGCCCGCCTCGATCGCTGCCTGATGCGCAGCCGTACGCGGCAACAAACGCTTGAAGTAGAACTCGCACGTCGCCAGTTTGCCCTTGAGAAAATCAGCCTCACCCTCGCCCGCCTCCAGCTGTGCCTGCGCAACCAACGCCATGCGCAGCCACAGGTAGCCAAGGATGATGTAGCCGCTGTACATCAGGTAATCCACCGATGCGGCGCCGACTTCGTCGGGGTTCTTCATGGCGGCCATGCCGACCTTCATGGTCAGGTCGCCCCACTGCTGATTGAGCCCGTTGAGTTGCGCGACGAAGCTGCCCAACTGCGGATGGTCGGCGTTCGCTGCGCAGAACTTGTGGACGATTTTGGTAAAGCCCCGCAGCAGCTTGCCCTGACTGCCCAGCACTTTGCGCCCGAGCAAATCCAGCGCCTGAATGCCGTTGGTGCCCTCGTAGATCGGCGCAATCCGGCAATCGCGCACCAGTTGCTCCATGCCCCACTCACGAATGAAACCGTGGCCGCCGAACACCTGCATGCCGTGATTGGTCACTTCCAGCCCGGTGTCGGTCATGAAGGCTTTGCAGATTGGCGTGAGGAACGCCAACAGGTCTTCGGCATCCCGACGCGCCTCGGCATCGCTGCTCAGGTGCGCGGCATCGAGCATCTGTGCGGTGAAGTAGGTCAGCGCCCGATTGCCTTCGTTGAAGGCTTTCATGGTCAGCAACATGCGCCGCACATCGGGGTGAACGATGATCGGATCGGCAGGTTTTTCCGGGGCCTTCGCGCCGGTCAGCGCGCGCATCTGCAGGCGGTCGTTGGCGTACTTGATCGCACCCTGAAAACTCGCCTCGCCCAGACACAGCCCCTGCATGCCGGTGCCGAGTCGCGCGTGGTTCATCATGGTGAACATGCAGTTGAGGCCCTTGTTCGGCTCGCCGATCAGGTAACCGGTGGCGGCATCGAAGTTCAGCACGCAGGTGGCCGAAGCCTTGATGCCCATCTTGTGCTCGATCGAACCACAGGAAACGCCATTGCGCTCTCCCGCTTCGCCTGTCGCGTCGGGGAGGAACTTGGGCACGATAAACAGGGAAATGCCCTTGGTTCCGGCCGGTGCGTCCGGCAGCTTGGCCAGGACCAGATGGATGATGTTGTCGCTCAGGTCATGCTCGCCGGCAGAAATGAAGATCTTGCTGCCGGTGATCGCGTAGCTGCCGTCGGCCCGTGGCACCGCGCGGGTCTTGATGATGCCCAGATCAGTGCCGCAGTGCGCTTCGGTCAGGCACATGGTGCCGGTCCACTGACCAGCGGTGAGTTTGCTCAGGTAAGTGTCTTTCTGCTCGGCGGTACCGTGGGCGTGGATCGCCGACATCGCGCCGTGAGTCAGGCCCGGGTACATACCCCAGGACGTGTTACTGGAACCGACCATCTCGCTGATCACCAGTCCCAGCGAGCTCGGCAGCCCTTGACCACCGTAAGCCGGATCAGCCGCCAAACCGTGCCAGCCGCCCTCGACATATTGTGCGAAGGCCTGCTTGAAGCCTGTAGGCGTTGTTACCACGCCGTTGTCGAAATGGCAGCCCTCTTCATCGCCGCTGCGATTGAGCGGGGCCAGCACGTTCTCGCAGAACTTCGCGCCTTCTTCGAGGATCGCGCTGATCATGTCCGGGCTGGCGTCATGCGCGCCGAGATTGGCGTAACTGGTGTGGAAGTCGAAGACGTGATCGATCAGAAAGCGCATGTCGCGCAGGGGAGCTTTGTACTCAGGCATGGTGGCTTCTCCGTCAGCAGATTTGTTCAACCTACTGCTGGCTACCACGCGCGACAATCAATGTGCGGGCGCTGAATGCGCCGTCATCACTCAACCCGCAGCGGTATCCATGCGCACCGCGCCACGGCGGTTCTGCCCGAACGCCATGACGCAGTTACGCCCGGCGCCCTTGGCGCTATACAACGCCTGGTCGGCGGACTTGAGCACTTCTTCCGGAGTGCGCTGCTCGACGCGTTCGGCGACGCCGATGCTCACCGTCACCGACACCGCCGAAGCCCCGGAACCGCTGCGGCGCTGGCGACCTTGCTGATCATCCTGCGGGCGGTTTTCCTGGTTGCGCAACTGAATGCTGTAGGAGGCGATCGATTCGCGGATCACTTCCAGGTGCGGCATGCATTCCTCAAGGGTTTTGCCTGCAAACACCAAGGCAAATTCCTCACCGCCGTAGCGATACGCCCTACCACCACCGCTGATTTTCGACAGTTTGCTGGCGACCAGCCGCAGGACCTGATCACCGACGTCGTGGCCGTGGGTGTCGTTGAATTTCTTGAAGTGATCGACGTCGCTCATCGCCAGCACATAGTTGCGCCCCAGTCGCTGCATGCGTTCGTTGAGCGCACGTCGTCCCGGCAGGCCGGTGAGCTCGTCGCGGAAGGCCATTTGATAGGCCTCATGCGCAACCGCCGCTGCGATCATGAGCATTACCTGACTGCACATGATGTTCAGGGTGAACGGCAGAATGAAAGTCTTCGGCAACATCCAGAAGACCCCGAGCAAGCCGACCAGTTGCGCCGCGTGCAGCGGGCGCGGGTTACGCCAGTATTGCCAGGCCAGGAGCAGGAAGGCCGAGATGAACACCGGATAGGACAACTGGATCAGACTCATCCACGCGCCGTGCAGCGCCGGCCAGCGGATCTCCGACAACCACAGCAGCAGCGCCTGTGGGTAACTTTGCTCCAGCCCCAGCGCCACGCTGCCAAACGCTAGCAGCACAGCGAACCGCGCGACCATGTCCTGAAACAGATGCGTACGCTCTTGCCACGCTGCGAACAGCCCGAACAACAATGGCAGCAACAGGCAGACCAGATGGAAAACCACCGCAGCGTCTTCTCGGACTTTGCCGTTGTCGCGGTAAAAGTCGGTCTGGGTATCGAGCAGAAAATAGGCGATGTAAACCGTGAGCATCAGAAACAGTTCGCGCTGTCGTCGGTACACCGCGCAGTACGCCCCGCCGAGCAACAGAACCAGGGTCGGCAAGACATTGAACAGGGACGTGAAAAACACGCTGAGGTCTTTGACGTACGCAGCCGCCAGCCCCGCAAGCAATAACAGCAGTGATGGCAGGAAATGGCTGAAACGTACAGCGGAAGAACGCGGCAAGGGTAAGCTCCGACCCGTCATAGCAAAGAGATGGCATTGTGCCTGCAAAGTGCGGCCAAGCCCACACAATGTGATCCAGATCACACACGGTCTCTATAACGGCCGGAAGCTCGACTATCTGAGCGATCCGCCAACAAAAAAACCGCTGCCCCTAACGGGAGCAGCGGTTTTCGTCAGACTGCGTCGAAGCTTAGTAGCCCAGCGCGAAGTCTTCTTCTTTCATGTCCATCAGGTTGCCAGCGCCCGACAGCATAGTGGCCACGTGTGTGCGGGTACGCGGCAGGATGCGCTGGAAGTAGAAGCGCGCGGTCTGCAGCTTGGCGGTGTAGAACGCCTCGTCGGTGGTGCCGGCAGCCAGTTTTTCCGCAGCCAGACGTGCCATGTCCGCCCAGAAGTAGGCCAGGCAGGCATAACCGGAGTACATCAGGTAGTCCACGGAGGCCGCGCCGACTTCTTCGCGATCTTTCATGGCAGCCATACCGACCTTCATGGTCAGCTCGCCCCATTCCTTGTTCAGTGCAGCCAGCGGCGCGACGAATTCCTGGACGGCTTCGTTGCCTTCGTTGTTCTGGCAGAACTTGTGGACGATCTTGGTGAAGCCTTTCAGAGCTTCGCCTTGAGTCATCAGCACTTTACGGCCGAGCAGGTCCAGAGCCTGGATGCCGGTGGTGCCTTCGTACAGCATCGAAATGCGGCTATCGCGAACGTTCTGCTCCATGCCCCACTCGGCGATGAAGCCGTGGCCGCCGTAGATCTGCACACCGTGGTTGGCGGCTTCGAAACCGACTTCGGTCATGAACGCTTTGGCGATCGGGGTCATGAACGCCAGCAGTGCGTCGGCCTTCTTCTTAG contains:
- a CDS encoding acyl-CoA dehydrogenase C-terminal domain-containing protein, which translates into the protein MADYKAPLRDMRFVLNEVFEVAKLWAELPALAETVDAETVEAILEEAGKVTSKSIAPLSRAADEEGCHWADGAVTTPAGFPQAYQTYAEGGWVGVGGDPAYGGMGMPKAVSAQVEEMVNSASLAFGLYPMLTAGACLSINAHASEELKAAYLPNMYAGIWAGSMCLTEPHAGTDLGIIRTKAEPQADGSYKVSGTKIFITGGEHDLTENIIHLVLAKLPDAPAGPKGISLFLVPKFMVNADGSLGARNPANCGSIEHKMGIQASATCVMNFDEAVGYLVGEPNKGLAAMFTMMNYERLGVGIQGLATGERSYQNAVEYARDRLQSRSPTGAQNKDKVADPIIVHPDVRRMLLTMKASNEGGRAFSTYVAMQLDTAKFSEDATTRKRAEDLVALLTPVAKAFLTDLGLETTVHGQQIFGGHGYIREWGQEQLVRDVRITQIYEGTNGIQALDLVGRKIVGSGGAFYKLFADEIRHFTATASADLSEFTKPLNDAVDTLDELTAWLLDRAKNNPNEIGAASVEYLQAFGYTAYAYMWALMAKASLGKEAQDDFYASKLGTARFYFARLLPRIHSLSASVKAGSESLFLLDAAQF
- a CDS encoding acyl-CoA dehydrogenase C-terminal domain-containing protein, which produces MPEYKAPLRDMRFLIDHVFDFHTSYANLGAHDASPDMISAILEEGAKFCENVLAPLNRSGDEEGCHFDNGVVTTPTGFKQAFAQYVEGGWHGLAADPAYGGQGLPSSLGLVISEMVGSSNTSWGMYPGLTHGAMSAIHAHGTAEQKDTYLSKLTAGQWTGTMCLTEAHCGTDLGIIKTRAVPRADGSYAITGSKIFISAGEHDLSDNIIHLVLAKLPDAPAGTKGISLFIVPKFLPDATGEAGERNGVSCGSIEHKMGIKASATCVLNFDAATGYLIGEPNKGLNCMFTMMNHARLGTGMQGLCLGEASFQGAIKYANDRLQMRALTGAKAPEKPADPIIVHPDVRRMLLTMKAFNEGNRALTYFTAQMLDAAHLSSDAEARRDAEDLLAFLTPICKAFMTDTGLEVTNHGMQVFGGHGFIREWGMEQLVRDCRIAPIYEGTNGIQALDLLGRKVLGSQGKLLRGFTKIVHKFCAANADHPQLGSFVAQLNGLNQQWGDLTMKVGMAAMKNPDEVGAASVDYLMYSGYIILGYLWLRMALVAQAQLEAGEGEADFLKGKLATCEFYFKRLLPRTAAHQAAIEAGSDCLMNLPAQAFAL
- a CDS encoding GGDEF domain-containing protein; translation: MPRSSAVRFSHFLPSLLLLLAGLAAAYVKDLSVFFTSLFNVLPTLVLLLGGAYCAVYRRQRELFLMLTVYIAYFLLDTQTDFYRDNGKVREDAAVVFHLVCLLLPLLFGLFAAWQERTHLFQDMVARFAVLLAFGSVALGLEQSYPQALLLWLSEIRWPALHGAWMSLIQLSYPVFISAFLLLAWQYWRNPRPLHAAQLVGLLGVFWMLPKTFILPFTLNIMCSQVMLMIAAAVAHEAYQMAFRDELTGLPGRRALNERMQRLGRNYVLAMSDVDHFKKFNDTHGHDVGDQVLRLVASKLSKISGGGRAYRYGGEEFALVFAGKTLEECMPHLEVIRESIASYSIQLRNQENRPQDDQQGRQRRSGSGASAVSVTVSIGVAERVEQRTPEEVLKSADQALYSAKGAGRNCVMAFGQNRRGAVRMDTAAG